A genomic region of Candidatus Aramenus sp. CH1 contains the following coding sequences:
- a CDS encoding cation:proton antiporter, with protein sequence MNYGVLSLSLLVTLLLAFVMAKLKVSPVIAYMLGGFTAATFLGFSFSSPEFSLLNFLALNLLAFEIGASFNISATRELFRRALVIALTEMMFILLLSYFFGIYFLHLDPFLSLFLVLASIDTSTAILYKLTEKTLNYDTRDLLVAVASIEDIEVFFLYSIIVALNGTFSPLRTTFTVVEVILAGLTVYVFAKYFISGLSKAFRGIEEESISILLPVALVFVFEYVSELTNIPATLTMILAGLAFSTVDGSDRVLKLTSPIREFALIFFFLSVGSYFQLTSAFPLLFGISLVVLVVKYFSFSTASWITGENFVHAFRNGLYMLPISEFGIIVSLQALQQGLDVTSIYYVSVTVVLVSSIFASVIANRVREITKLIDRAFSSSVLLKEVNSLIMTVNHAVIKDVEQISKNRIFRDFMWAVLYVFLPYVVFPIVVKVEELVISPLPQSQLLLQVVYAFETALAILFSYQFSRIMSRIFKTLLNFAELSVMRLRARSSVKKLLTFFTSRLIVLPYYLIALLYIVLTAIPLSYKLPTIAIPVFVLVSIVASAVVQPLTFGFYDKNKKPEIVRETLRAVKRLKKRGIPLPRKGSKKGRKEVIVSQQIP encoded by the coding sequence GTGAACTACGGAGTGCTGAGCCTCTCCCTTCTTGTGACCCTGCTGTTAGCCTTCGTAATGGCTAAGCTAAAGGTAAGCCCGGTCATTGCCTACATGCTTGGGGGGTTTACGGCGGCGACCTTCCTCGGTTTCAGCTTTAGTTCCCCTGAATTTAGTCTGTTGAACTTCCTAGCGTTGAACTTGTTGGCGTTTGAGATAGGGGCTTCCTTCAACATATCCGCCACAAGGGAGTTGTTTCGTAGGGCGCTGGTAATAGCCCTAACGGAGATGATGTTCATCTTACTCCTCTCCTACTTCTTTGGGATCTACTTCCTCCACCTAGACCCCTTCCTCTCGCTCTTCCTGGTCTTAGCGTCGATAGACACCAGCACCGCAATCCTATATAAGCTGACTGAGAAGACCCTCAACTACGATACGAGAGACCTCTTGGTAGCAGTGGCGTCCATAGAGGACATTGAGGTGTTTTTCCTCTATTCCATTATCGTTGCCCTTAACGGGACTTTCAGCCCATTGAGAACCACGTTCACCGTAGTTGAAGTCATCTTGGCTGGGCTAACCGTTTACGTGTTTGCCAAGTACTTTATTTCTGGCCTCTCCAAGGCATTTAGGGGGATAGAGGAGGAAAGCATTTCAATACTCCTCCCGGTGGCCCTTGTCTTCGTTTTCGAGTACGTCTCAGAACTGACCAACATACCGGCTACCTTGACAATGATACTGGCGGGCCTGGCCTTCTCGACCGTCGACGGTAGCGACAGGGTGCTCAAGCTCACTTCCCCCATTAGGGAGTTTGCCCTAATATTTTTCTTCCTGTCAGTGGGGAGCTACTTCCAATTAACCTCCGCGTTTCCGCTTCTCTTTGGCATCTCCCTTGTAGTGTTAGTGGTCAAGTACTTCTCCTTCAGTACCGCGTCCTGGATAACCGGAGAGAACTTCGTCCACGCCTTCAGAAACGGGCTCTACATGTTGCCCATAAGCGAGTTCGGTATAATAGTGTCCCTCCAAGCCCTACAGCAGGGACTAGACGTTACGTCCATATACTACGTGTCGGTGACGGTGGTTCTGGTATCGTCGATATTTGCGTCAGTCATAGCTAATAGGGTTAGGGAAATAACTAAGCTCATAGACAGGGCGTTCTCAAGTTCAGTGTTATTGAAGGAAGTGAACAGTTTGATAATGACCGTAAACCACGCTGTGATTAAGGACGTGGAGCAGATATCTAAAAACAGGATATTTAGGGACTTCATGTGGGCAGTGCTTTACGTGTTTTTGCCCTACGTAGTTTTCCCCATCGTAGTGAAGGTAGAAGAGCTGGTAATTTCCCCACTCCCGCAGAGCCAACTACTGCTTCAAGTAGTTTACGCGTTTGAAACTGCACTAGCGATCCTGTTCTCTTACCAGTTCAGCAGGATAATGTCAAGGATTTTCAAAACCCTGCTGAACTTTGCAGAGCTCTCTGTAATGAGGCTTAGGGCTAGGAGCTCCGTAAAGAAGTTACTAACGTTCTTTACGTCAAGGCTAATAGTTCTCCCCTATTACCTAATCGCCTTGCTTTACATAGTCTTGACGGCCATACCCCTCTCGTATAAGCTTCCCACTATCGCAATACCCGTATTCGTGCTTGTATCCATAGTGGCCTCAGCGGTTGTACAACCGCTGACGTTTGGGTTCTACGACAAGAACAAGAAGCCAGAGATCGTGAGGGAGACCTTGAGGGCGGTCAAGAGGCTTAAAAAACGTGGAATTCCCTTACCCCGCAAGGGAAGCAAAAAAGGGAGGAAAGAAGTCATAGTCTCTCAACAGATCCCCTGA
- a CDS encoding aminotransferase class III-fold pyridoxal phosphate-dependent enzyme, translated as MVPPDDFLPKLRALTRKHGILLIVDEVQTGIGRTGKMFAFEHHNVEPDLVCLAKALGGGLPLGAVVGRSEVMDLPPGSHANTFGGNPLALSASKVVLEEVPKLLRRVNDVGKEVMEELMDARSPYVHEVRGKGLMIGLELRKGKRPFKEGLEKALMESFHAGALPIGAGESVVRLLPPLTIEEELAIKGARIVRGSVERL; from the coding sequence GTGGTCCCTCCAGACGACTTCCTACCCAAGTTGAGGGCCCTCACCAGAAAACACGGTATCCTGCTCATAGTGGACGAGGTACAGACCGGTATAGGAAGGACCGGGAAGATGTTTGCCTTTGAGCACCACAACGTGGAGCCTGACCTCGTGTGTTTGGCTAAGGCGTTGGGCGGAGGCCTACCCCTAGGAGCAGTGGTAGGTAGGTCGGAGGTGATGGACCTCCCCCCTGGTTCCCACGCAAACACTTTCGGCGGGAACCCCTTAGCCCTTTCAGCGTCCAAGGTAGTCCTCGAAGAGGTGCCCAAGCTTCTTAGAAGAGTAAACGACGTAGGAAAAGAGGTAATGGAGGAGCTGATGGATGCGAGGTCTCCCTATGTCCACGAGGTCAGGGGCAAGGGCCTCATGATAGGCCTAGAACTGAGGAAAGGAAAAAGGCCCTTCAAGGAGGGGCTAGAAAAGGCCTTAATGGAGTCCTTCCACGCGGGAGCCCTTCCAATAGGTGCAGGAGAGTCCGTAGTTAGGCTACTCCCTCCGTTGACTATCGAGGAGGAACTGGCGATAAAGGGGGCAAGAATAGTCAGGGGATCTGTTGAGAGACTATGA
- a CDS encoding aminotransferase class III-fold pyridoxal phosphate-dependent enzyme has product MDKVNKVIEEDSKYLMQSFRRWYPLVIDHAIGSLVYDVEGREYIDLNAGIGVVALGHNYPKVKEAIAEQMEKFFHYSLTDFYYELAVDVAKKLSSLMPFPAKVFFANSGTESVEGAIKIARWHTKRQYVVGFVNSFHGRTMGSLSFTSSKSVQRSFFSPLLPSTLLIPYPDKRNPLFKDVDSLMEFVEDWMFEKVVDPNEVAAFILEPIQGEGGVWSLQTTSYPS; this is encoded by the coding sequence ATGGACAAAGTCAACAAAGTGATAGAAGAGGACTCCAAGTACCTCATGCAGTCCTTTAGGCGATGGTATCCACTGGTCATAGACCACGCTATAGGCTCCCTAGTATACGACGTAGAGGGGAGGGAGTACATAGACCTCAACGCAGGGATAGGGGTAGTCGCCCTGGGCCACAACTATCCAAAGGTCAAAGAGGCCATAGCCGAGCAGATGGAGAAGTTCTTCCACTACAGCCTGACCGACTTCTACTACGAGCTTGCAGTGGACGTGGCAAAGAAGCTCTCCTCTCTCATGCCATTTCCCGCAAAGGTGTTCTTCGCAAACAGCGGGACGGAGAGCGTTGAAGGTGCAATAAAGATCGCCAGGTGGCACACCAAGAGGCAGTACGTGGTGGGTTTCGTAAACTCTTTTCACGGGAGGACAATGGGCTCGCTCTCGTTTACTTCAAGCAAGTCGGTGCAGAGGAGCTTCTTTTCTCCCCTCCTCCCTTCCACCCTCCTAATACCCTACCCAGACAAGAGGAACCCGCTCTTTAAGGATGTCGATTCCTTGATGGAGTTCGTAGAGGACTGGATGTTCGAGAAGGTCGTAGACCCAAACGAAGTAGCCGCGTTCATCCTGGAACCGATACAAGGAGAGGGAGGGGTGTGGTCCCTCCAGACGACTTCCTACCCAAGTTGA
- a CDS encoding cation:proton antiporter: MLILAKVAEEGFSRLGLIPFVGSIFLGILLGPGVTGVIQVNPIVSFISSLGIILLLFLAGVEEISVDYGIPKKVIPASVLQVVIPLGIVLLVVIRMGLPSPLVVLVPLIMTSAGPLTRLLMDLGMGKERVGTVLFYQATLVEIVSVVIFSIFLESRGNLLSTTLEILGLIIAIFAVGPFIAKFLEKMESYVKVREIEFASVISIILIVGFLADYLKFNSAISALFLGFLLRDYFKDRPDLLEKLRGFTYGFFEPLFFVSIGLYFVKLTPQLLLSSLALMTAVISSKFLSGFISSRLVDVDPVLNGLGTSVKGGVDVSLLITALDAGAITSQEYSYSTLAISFSALLVPILFKLRGGFKTASRDRARLNTRLKDVLNQIPLITVSCESYLREAIEKINERGLRGIVVVSNGRPVGVLSVTTLLEVNPEDYGRLRACEVPLSEVVIVDDDARVLDVLRKFRETEAIVIAVMSNGELKATVYERELFRLFSS, translated from the coding sequence ATGCTGATCCTGGCTAAGGTGGCTGAAGAGGGGTTCTCCCGGCTAGGGCTAATACCGTTTGTGGGCTCCATCTTTTTAGGGATACTGCTGGGCCCAGGGGTAACAGGGGTAATTCAAGTTAACCCGATTGTCTCGTTTATATCGTCCCTCGGCATAATCCTCCTGTTATTCCTCGCAGGAGTAGAAGAGATAAGCGTAGACTACGGCATACCTAAGAAGGTTATCCCAGCATCTGTGCTCCAAGTAGTTATACCCCTAGGGATCGTCCTGCTAGTGGTTATAAGGATGGGGTTGCCCAGCCCCCTTGTAGTCCTAGTCCCCCTCATAATGACCAGTGCCGGGCCCCTCACTAGACTACTAATGGACCTCGGCATGGGAAAGGAAAGGGTAGGCACGGTACTCTTCTACCAGGCTACCCTGGTCGAGATCGTGTCGGTGGTAATCTTCTCCATATTCCTCGAGTCAAGGGGAAACCTCCTTTCCACCACACTGGAAATACTGGGGCTCATAATAGCGATTTTCGCCGTTGGCCCATTCATAGCTAAGTTCCTGGAAAAGATGGAAAGCTACGTGAAGGTCAGGGAGATAGAGTTCGCCTCTGTAATATCCATTATACTCATTGTGGGCTTCTTGGCGGACTACCTAAAGTTCAACTCCGCCATCTCTGCCCTCTTCCTGGGCTTCCTCCTAAGGGACTACTTCAAGGACAGACCAGATCTACTGGAAAAGCTCAGGGGGTTCACGTACGGTTTCTTCGAGCCCCTGTTCTTCGTAAGCATCGGGCTCTACTTCGTGAAGCTTACGCCACAGCTCCTCCTCTCGAGCCTTGCGCTTATGACAGCCGTGATATCCTCAAAGTTCCTGTCCGGTTTCATATCGAGCAGGTTAGTCGACGTTGACCCCGTACTCAACGGCTTGGGTACTTCGGTGAAGGGAGGCGTTGACGTCTCCTTGTTGATAACTGCACTCGACGCGGGGGCCATAACTTCCCAAGAGTACTCCTACTCTACCCTTGCTATATCGTTCTCCGCGCTACTAGTGCCAATCCTGTTTAAGCTGAGGGGAGGCTTTAAGACCGCAAGCCGAGATAGGGCTAGGTTAAACACCAGGCTTAAGGACGTATTGAACCAGATACCCCTTATCACAGTGAGCTGTGAGTCCTATTTAAGGGAGGCTATCGAGAAGATCAACGAGAGGGGCCTCAGGGGGATAGTGGTAGTAAGCAACGGGAGACCGGTGGGCGTCCTCAGCGTCACCACTCTCCTTGAAGTAAACCCAGAGGATTACGGGAGGTTGAGGGCGTGTGAAGTCCCGCTGAGCGAGGTGGTAATAGTTGACGATGACGCGAGGGTCCTAGACGTGCTTAGGAAGTTCAGGGAAACCGAGGCTATAGTAATAGCGGTAATGTCAAACGGAGAGCTAAAGGCAACGGTGTACGAGAGGGAGCTGTTCCGCCTATTCTCCTCATAA
- the proC gene encoding pyrroline-5-carboxylate reductase, with amino-acid sequence MRKVAVLGTGKIGTAIIRALLESYPSVRVISTGRRDETLMKARSLGVEATKDNDYAVRESDLVILSVKPQHFSTVLSQVKSWEGKKVVSVMAGIRTSTLSSLLKGTKVFRAMPNINAIVKRSVTAIAENGGRDEEIEEVFRALGTVYWVPEEMLDVWTALVGSGPAFISEIIDGLVLGAVECGMPRDLAYSAVLDMIAGTVENLRLNGDHPVMLRDRVTTPSGTTIRGLMTMEEQGVKSALIKTVESAYRRAKEIGNEIDRKIRD; translated from the coding sequence ATGCGCAAAGTGGCAGTGTTGGGGACGGGCAAAATAGGTACAGCGATAATAAGGGCCCTACTTGAGAGCTACCCTTCAGTTAGGGTCATATCCACGGGGAGGAGAGACGAGACGTTAATGAAGGCTAGGAGTCTGGGCGTTGAGGCGACCAAGGACAACGACTACGCAGTAAGGGAGAGCGACCTAGTAATCCTAAGCGTGAAGCCTCAGCACTTCTCCACAGTGCTCTCCCAAGTGAAGTCTTGGGAGGGAAAGAAGGTGGTATCTGTGATGGCCGGGATAAGGACATCCACCCTCTCTTCACTGCTCAAGGGGACTAAGGTGTTCCGGGCAATGCCCAACATTAACGCAATAGTCAAGAGGTCCGTGACTGCCATAGCGGAGAACGGTGGGAGGGACGAGGAGATAGAGGAGGTATTTAGGGCGCTGGGTACTGTCTACTGGGTTCCAGAGGAGATGCTTGACGTCTGGACGGCACTTGTGGGGAGCGGACCTGCGTTTATCTCGGAGATAATAGATGGACTAGTCCTAGGGGCGGTGGAGTGCGGGATGCCCAGGGATTTAGCCTACAGCGCTGTCCTTGACATGATAGCTGGGACTGTGGAGAACTTAAGGCTCAACGGAGATCATCCAGTTATGTTGAGGGACCGAGTGACCACCCCGTCTGGCACTACGATCAGGGGCTTGATGACCATGGAGGAACAGGGGGTCAAATCAGCGCTAATTAAGACCGTCGAGTCTGCGTACCGCAGGGCTAAGGAGATAGGTAACGAAATAGACAGAAAAATAAGGGATTAA
- the wrbA gene encoding NAD(P)H:quinone oxidoreductase, translating to MVKILVFFYGYGSIVELAREIAKGAEEEGAETRLRRVRETLPEEYVKRMHIQPSDDIPEVSLDDMRWADGIAIGSPTRYGNMAGALKTFLDTTAELWMKGELYGKPVTFFTEASTVHGGHESTILTMSTYAYHFGMVIVPVGYGIQELFTTTTGGSPYGASHLGIKKELDENERKIARFQGKRLAQVTKKLSS from the coding sequence ATGGTAAAAATCCTCGTATTCTTCTACGGGTACGGCTCCATAGTGGAGTTAGCAAGGGAAATAGCTAAGGGGGCAGAAGAGGAAGGGGCTGAAACTAGGCTGAGGAGAGTCAGGGAGACTCTTCCAGAAGAATACGTAAAGAGGATGCACATACAGCCCAGCGACGACATCCCGGAGGTCTCCCTGGACGACATGAGATGGGCTGACGGTATCGCCATAGGTTCCCCCACTAGGTACGGGAACATGGCGGGAGCGCTCAAGACCTTCCTGGACACCACTGCAGAGCTATGGATGAAGGGAGAGCTGTACGGAAAGCCTGTAACGTTCTTTACGGAGGCGTCGACTGTACATGGAGGTCACGAAAGCACTATATTGACAATGAGCACCTACGCCTATCACTTCGGCATGGTAATAGTTCCCGTGGGTTACGGCATCCAGGAGCTCTTCACCACTACCACTGGCGGTTCGCCCTATGGGGCGTCGCATTTGGGGATAAAGAAAGAGCTGGACGAGAACGAAAGGAAGATAGCGAGGTTCCAGGGGAAGAGGTTAGCGCAAGTGACCAAAAAGCTGTCTTCTTAA
- a CDS encoding SelD-related putative sulfur metabolism protein — MEEIIKRFNENLARYKRLGLNPLSMATGCAVKVDLVDTVYPALEMIKEKLLENNILVLPREDADIFVSREREEVKRLIDGGNYDADRAVSLIQVNQDTASSPQKFSDFLFKVYTSVKTCRKLTVGKGHSIVTTIPTAEVAVLDMFKLDGEKLNSYTLANNDTIQIVDPLEDPGSQMQVDVAVSNSLNDLFTKGAFKDIKIIPVYDGPDELKEELKRNFEDFARRYGLQLIEEIQPRKGGLMIGATVIAKSDHELPTYYDQVKEGDVIITSRRIGELTPINLYLWALAVPEVLEEMEKRGIKLSRVEKVKRDVISLMRVPNLGPAKVIYNHLPEFGKAFSPEDHIKMTTDVTGPGIFVVKEFAEKAKVDVYLEEIPVFDEDIAEFATENFIIPNSTAGTNGAILVFCSKKIADQVMDELREMGGEPMAIGKVTGKGEGAVTVNKKVEKLIHRKNVLKYFKIVD, encoded by the coding sequence ATGGAGGAAATAATCAAACGCTTCAACGAGAACCTGGCAAGGTACAAGAGGCTAGGACTGAACCCCCTCTCCATGGCTACAGGCTGTGCCGTCAAGGTGGACTTAGTTGACACCGTTTACCCTGCCCTTGAAATGATAAAGGAAAAGTTACTAGAGAACAACATACTCGTCTTACCGAGGGAGGACGCCGATATCTTTGTCTCCAGGGAAAGGGAAGAGGTAAAGAGGTTAATTGACGGAGGTAACTACGACGCAGACAGGGCTGTGAGCTTGATTCAGGTGAACCAGGACACAGCGTCCTCTCCCCAGAAGTTCTCCGACTTCTTGTTCAAGGTCTACACTTCTGTGAAGACCTGCAGGAAGCTCACCGTGGGCAAGGGACACTCCATAGTGACCACGATCCCAACCGCAGAAGTGGCAGTCCTGGACATGTTCAAGTTGGACGGGGAAAAGCTCAACTCCTATACCCTTGCAAACAACGACACCATCCAGATCGTTGACCCGCTGGAAGACCCAGGCTCGCAGATGCAGGTAGACGTGGCTGTCTCCAACTCGCTGAACGACTTGTTCACCAAGGGGGCCTTTAAGGACATCAAGATAATCCCGGTGTATGACGGGCCAGACGAGCTAAAAGAGGAGCTTAAGAGGAACTTTGAGGACTTTGCCAGGAGGTACGGCCTCCAGCTCATAGAGGAAATACAGCCGAGAAAGGGGGGCCTAATGATAGGCGCTACTGTTATTGCAAAGTCGGACCACGAGCTACCCACCTACTACGACCAAGTCAAGGAGGGGGACGTCATAATAACCTCAAGGAGGATAGGGGAGCTAACCCCAATTAACCTCTACTTATGGGCACTCGCAGTCCCCGAGGTCCTAGAGGAGATGGAGAAGAGGGGAATAAAGCTTAGCAGGGTAGAGAAGGTGAAGAGGGACGTGATATCCCTGATGAGAGTTCCAAACTTGGGCCCCGCAAAAGTGATCTACAACCACTTGCCCGAGTTCGGCAAGGCATTCTCCCCGGAGGACCACATTAAGATGACAACGGACGTCACTGGTCCGGGGATATTCGTGGTCAAGGAGTTCGCGGAGAAGGCCAAGGTCGACGTGTACCTTGAGGAGATACCAGTTTTCGACGAGGACATAGCGGAGTTCGCCACCGAGAACTTCATAATTCCCAACTCCACCGCCGGAACCAACGGGGCCATCCTCGTGTTCTGCAGTAAGAAGATCGCTGACCAGGTCATGGACGAGCTGAGGGAGATGGGAGGAGAGCCCATGGCAATAGGCAAGGTAACAGGAAAGGGGGAGGGTGCAGTGACCGTCAACAAGAAAGTAGAGAAACTAATCCACAGGAAGAACGTGCTCAAGTACTTTAAGATAGTAGATTGA
- a CDS encoding carbonic anhydrase → MRVILSCMDYRLTEEIMKRMDQNTIVLRNAGANVNEFKDILKSLNPDEVVYLPHTDCAAMKLVLSSVKQGEEVTPKIESSLVSQFRGRQFNDLKELEELNHKLGLEAVKQVVPKAKVISELIDVNKLKWPERKPVVYLLKSTSKYTNDMIGGYVIQSMNKTSVEADLEIASKLNLKVVKDEFSNA, encoded by the coding sequence ATGCGCGTTATTCTAAGTTGTATGGACTATAGGCTAACCGAAGAGATAATGAAAAGGATGGATCAAAACACAATAGTCTTAAGGAACGCCGGGGCGAACGTGAACGAGTTTAAGGACATCCTCAAGTCCCTTAACCCCGACGAGGTAGTTTACCTCCCACACACAGACTGTGCAGCCATGAAGCTCGTTCTCTCTTCAGTGAAGCAGGGGGAAGAAGTGACTCCTAAGATCGAGTCCTCCTTGGTGTCCCAGTTTAGGGGAAGGCAGTTCAACGACCTCAAGGAGCTCGAAGAGTTGAACCACAAGCTGGGCTTAGAGGCAGTAAAACAAGTAGTCCCGAAGGCCAAGGTCATCTCCGAGCTCATAGACGTCAATAAGCTGAAGTGGCCGGAGAGGAAGCCAGTGGTCTACTTGCTTAAGTCAACATCCAAGTACACTAACGACATGATAGGTGGGTATGTGATACAGTCAATGAACAAAACGTCTGTTGAAGCCGACCTAGAGATAGCGAGCAAGCTGAACTTGAAAGTGGTTAAGGACGAGTTCTCCAATGCTTAA
- a CDS encoding CBS domain-containing protein has protein sequence MKVEEVMNKVAVAVGLEDSVSDVIKALAKNRDGRVVVLNQREEPVSVITTRSVVAGFAEYGEKVYELKAKDLMSEGFIAVSPGEDVGRTIRVMVSNRIGGVPVVEKGVILGMFTERQALSLASCNAFAGVVDSIMTRNPITIRGDTDMLEASKVMFSKNIRRLPIVKGDKLIGIITAGDVVKQLAQGKPNGKVTEAGTLNPITVTPYHRIFQVARLMLEKNIGTLPVVNERLEGIVTERDVLLSLVTVF, from the coding sequence ATGAAAGTCGAAGAAGTGATGAACAAAGTAGCGGTAGCGGTAGGCCTAGAGGATTCAGTGTCCGACGTAATTAAGGCGTTAGCCAAGAACAGGGACGGTAGGGTAGTTGTGTTAAACCAGAGGGAGGAGCCAGTCAGCGTCATAACCACCAGGAGCGTTGTAGCCGGTTTCGCGGAGTACGGCGAGAAGGTCTACGAGTTAAAGGCCAAGGACTTAATGAGCGAGGGCTTCATAGCGGTCTCCCCTGGCGAAGACGTAGGGAGGACGATAAGGGTAATGGTCTCCAACAGGATAGGCGGAGTACCCGTGGTGGAGAAGGGCGTTATCCTGGGAATGTTCACGGAAAGGCAAGCCCTCAGCTTAGCGTCTTGTAATGCTTTTGCTGGGGTCGTGGACTCCATAATGACGAGGAACCCCATTACGATAAGGGGCGATACAGACATGCTTGAGGCATCCAAAGTGATGTTCTCCAAGAACATAAGGAGGTTGCCGATAGTGAAGGGCGACAAGCTAATAGGAATAATCACGGCAGGTGACGTAGTTAAGCAGTTGGCACAGGGGAAGCCGAACGGGAAGGTGACGGAGGCGGGTACCCTCAACCCCATCACTGTCACCCCCTATCACAGGATATTTCAAGTCGCGAGGCTCATGCTCGAGAAAAACATAGGAACCCTTCCAGTTGTCAACGAGAGGCTGGAGGGGATAGTGACGGAGAGGGACGTCCTCCTGTCCCTAGTTACCGTTTTTTAA
- a CDS encoding cupin domain-containing protein, producing MEFYYGKSDEVRQDPVKIGKSRESYIRWLVTRDHGAPYAMRKFTIKERGLIQMHYHDYVETLYILKGKARVCVGNEKLELGEGDFIFINSKVKHAIVNVGEGKLEFICVIDYPKNMNITPMEEEC from the coding sequence ATGGAGTTTTACTACGGTAAGTCAGACGAGGTTAGACAGGACCCAGTCAAGATAGGCAAGTCCAGGGAGTCCTATATTAGGTGGCTCGTCACTAGGGACCACGGGGCACCTTACGCAATGAGGAAATTCACCATCAAGGAAAGGGGGCTCATACAGATGCACTACCACGACTACGTAGAGACCTTATACATCCTAAAGGGTAAGGCTAGGGTATGCGTTGGTAACGAGAAGCTCGAGTTGGGGGAGGGGGACTTCATCTTCATAAACTCCAAGGTAAAGCACGCGATAGTGAACGTGGGCGAAGGGAAACTGGAGTTCATCTGCGTGATTGATTACCCCAAAAACATGAACATAACTCCCATGGAGGAGGAGTGTTAA